The proteins below are encoded in one region of Methanosarcina barkeri 3:
- the hisF gene encoding imidazole glycerol phosphate synthase subunit HisF, which yields MLTKRIIPCLDVTLDRAGGCVVKGVEFVDLKEAGDPVELAKRYNEEGADELVFLDITASAHGRKTMIDVIERTADEVFIPLTIGGGINSIDAIRQILRAGADKVSVNTSAVKNPDFIKESSDIFGAQCIVTAIDCKRNTDIKNNPDKTILELEDGTPAWYEVVIYGGREATGIDAVQWARRAEELGSGEILLTSMDRDGTCAGYDLPITKKLSEELDIPIIASGGVGNPQHIYEGFSIGKADAALAASIFHFREYSIKEVKEYLREKEIPVRL from the coding sequence ATGCTCACCAAAAGAATTATACCATGCCTTGATGTGACCCTTGACAGAGCAGGTGGCTGTGTTGTTAAAGGGGTTGAGTTCGTGGACCTGAAAGAGGCCGGAGACCCTGTGGAACTCGCCAAGCGCTACAATGAAGAAGGCGCAGATGAACTTGTTTTTCTGGACATTACAGCTTCGGCTCATGGCAGGAAAACTATGATCGATGTGATCGAAAGGACTGCAGATGAAGTTTTCATTCCTCTTACGATTGGAGGAGGAATAAACTCCATTGATGCAATTCGCCAGATTCTTCGGGCTGGGGCAGATAAGGTCTCAGTTAACACCTCTGCAGTCAAGAATCCTGACTTCATCAAAGAATCCTCAGATATATTCGGAGCCCAGTGTATTGTCACTGCAATTGACTGCAAGCGAAACACTGACATAAAGAACAATCCCGACAAAACTATTCTGGAGCTCGAGGACGGAACGCCTGCTTGGTATGAGGTTGTAATTTACGGAGGCCGGGAAGCTACGGGAATCGATGCCGTGCAGTGGGCAAGAAGAGCAGAAGAACTGGGTTCCGGAGAAATCCTGCTCACAAGCATGGATCGGGACGGAACATGTGCCGGTTATGACCTGCCAATCACGAAAAAACTCTCAGAGGAGCTCGATATTCCGATTATAGCCTCAGGAGGTGTCGGAAACCCTCAGCACATCTATGAAGGTTTCTCAATTGGAAAAGCCGATGCCGCCCTTGCAGCAAGTATTTTCCACTTCAGGGAGTACTCGATTAAAGAAGTTAAAGAATATCTGAGGGAAAAGGAAATTCCTGTAAGGCTCTAA
- a CDS encoding MazG nucleotide pyrophosphohydrolase domain-containing protein → MEILEFQRLMSELYAHNDRKRGGKATMLWLVEEIGELAEAIRREESENIEEELADCFAWIGALANLYGVNLEEAFLKKYPGMCPTCKQKPCICTD, encoded by the coding sequence ATGGAAATCTTAGAATTTCAGAGACTGATGTCCGAGCTGTATGCGCATAATGACAGAAAGAGGGGAGGGAAGGCTACCATGCTTTGGCTGGTTGAGGAAATTGGAGAACTTGCTGAAGCCATTCGTAGGGAAGAGTCAGAAAATATAGAAGAGGAACTTGCAGATTGTTTTGCATGGATAGGGGCACTTGCCAATCTTTACGGCGTGAACCTCGAAGAAGCCTTTCTCAAGAAGTATCCCGGTATGTGCCCTACATGCAAGCAGAAGCCCTGTATATGTACGGATTGA
- a CDS encoding HVO_0476 family zinc finger protein, whose amino-acid sequence MTREIEVECPSCSPDEEIGHEVLKEGQSPLVRCLECGQVHAVKLKTPKSVSLKVIISKMDVTNTYRTELDSETILQVDDELVIDDEETGVVIPILITALDAGGKRVQIARAEDTEAIWGRAIDEVTVKFSAQEGTEKTEVLEKRVPGDYEFVVGAEERVGNKRLFINKIKVRDGAFRSRKGDVVLAKYVKRIFARKKWEGSGQRDFRRGPW is encoded by the coding sequence ATGACAAGAGAAATTGAAGTTGAGTGCCCCTCATGCTCTCCTGATGAAGAGATAGGGCATGAGGTTCTGAAAGAGGGCCAGAGTCCGCTTGTTCGCTGTCTGGAATGCGGGCAGGTTCATGCAGTGAAGCTTAAAACCCCCAAATCCGTCAGTTTGAAAGTGATAATCAGCAAAATGGATGTCACAAATACCTACAGGACTGAACTTGACTCAGAGACTATCCTTCAAGTAGACGATGAGCTGGTTATAGACGATGAAGAAACAGGAGTAGTTATACCTATCCTGATTACTGCTCTTGATGCAGGAGGAAAACGGGTCCAGATTGCCCGGGCAGAAGATACCGAGGCAATCTGGGGCAGAGCCATTGATGAAGTAACCGTAAAATTTTCCGCACAGGAAGGGACTGAAAAAACCGAGGTTCTTGAAAAACGTGTGCCTGGTGATTATGAATTTGTTGTAGGAGCAGAAGAAAGAGTGGGAAATAAACGTCTTTTCATTAATAAAATCAAGGTAAGGGATGGGGCATTCCGATCCAGAAAAGGCGATGTTGTGCTTGCAAAATACGTTAAAAGAATTTTTGCGAGAAAGAAATGGGAAGGTTCGGGTCAGCGTGATTTCCGAAGAGGGCCGTGGTAA
- a CDS encoding bifunctional nuclease family protein: MDIDSYEDFEEIRVKDVYIVDVFTDPTPIVLLEDLQGNMLPIYIGHLEALSIGNVIKKVSPPRPLAHDLMLNIFDRLDIKIEGALIDEKVDKIYYARLLIRKDNSIMQFDARPSDCIALALRVGAPIRVRKNVLESSEVEMSRLEGARVMNIFG; this comes from the coding sequence ATGGACATCGACAGTTATGAGGATTTTGAGGAAATTCGAGTCAAGGATGTCTATATAGTCGATGTTTTTACAGACCCGACTCCTATAGTGCTTCTTGAAGATTTGCAGGGAAATATGCTACCTATATACATCGGGCATCTCGAAGCTCTCTCAATAGGAAACGTAATTAAAAAGGTTTCTCCGCCCAGACCTCTGGCTCATGACCTTATGCTCAATATTTTCGACAGGCTCGATATAAAAATCGAGGGAGCCTTGATTGATGAAAAAGTGGATAAAATCTATTATGCCAGGCTCCTGATAAGAAAGGATAACAGTATCATGCAGTTTGACGCAAGGCCAAGCGACTGCATTGCCCTTGCCTTGCGTGTTGGAGCCCCAATAAGAGTCAGAAAAAATGTGCTTGAAAGTTCCGAAGTCGAGATGTCAAGGCTTGAAGGCGCCCGAGTGATGAATATTTTCGGCTAG